A single region of the Lysinibacillus sp. B2A1 genome encodes:
- a CDS encoding endonuclease: protein MKYCSEQGCRQLISKGRYCDKHRRKKRNVGASNKPFYSTDAWKALKADCYQRDKGRCTRCNQFVFGKKAQHHHIIPINDRPDLKLDPDNVTTLCPTCHMIVEHETNPKPKHNFKWR, encoded by the coding sequence ATGAAATATTGTAGTGAACAAGGATGCCGACAATTAATAAGCAAGGGTCGGTATTGTGATAAGCATAGACGAAAGAAACGGAATGTAGGTGCCAGCAATAAACCTTTCTATAGCACAGATGCATGGAAGGCTTTGAAAGCAGACTGTTATCAACGAGACAAAGGAAGATGTACACGATGCAATCAGTTTGTGTTTGGTAAGAAAGCACAGCATCATCACATCATACCAATCAATGATCGACCTGACTTGAAGCTTGATCCTGATAACGTCACGACATTGTGTCCAACATGTCACATGATTGTGGAACATGAGACAAACCCGAAGCCCAAACATAATTTTAAATGGCGATAG
- a CDS encoding terminase large subunit, whose translation MIDFEVNYADEFVKEFESNPKAYPDSIKQMVKRYKRWKKRKDIWFDNDKANDMLYFTETFLKHAKGKWAGQPLILESWQKFYFANIYGWQRENEFGKAVRVVRNAYLQVPKKNGKTIMGGSPVIYGMYGEGVKGADFYISANTYEQCQNAAIPISLTIENSPDLRPGTSIYKGKEDTIRSIKYTFVEDGIKYANTLKVLTKDNAGNEGKNPYCNYFDEVHAQMDREQYDNLRSAQIAQEEPLNIITTTAGKQTGALGAQIHAYAKEAMKKDNDDSWFVMIYEPNKGYDWEDREVWRMVNPNIGVSVNMTFLENAFLEAQNNSFNRAEFLSKHLNIFVNYAETYFDLDQLEKMLVDNLGEIEGSTCVLGVDLSRRTDLTCVSINIPTFTDDGEAILKVKQMYFIPEFGIEEKELQRNVPYKELAEKGFVTLCPGKTVDEEMVNEYVEWVFENFDLRQINYDPALAEKLVEQWEMLGIPCVEVSQYPTVMNESIDDFEILLLQDKVVTDNQLLIFCASNAKVITNINNLKAPSKRKSPEHIDGFVAFLIGHKETLNMMAESMDGLDEYVKSIYR comes from the coding sequence ATGATAGATTTTGAAGTAAATTATGCTGATGAATTTGTAAAAGAGTTCGAATCTAATCCAAAAGCTTATCCAGACAGTATTAAACAGATGGTGAAGCGTTATAAACGTTGGAAGAAGCGAAAAGATATTTGGTTTGATAATGACAAAGCCAATGACATGCTTTATTTCACTGAAACTTTCTTGAAACATGCAAAAGGAAAATGGGCTGGTCAACCTTTAATTTTGGAATCCTGGCAGAAGTTTTACTTTGCTAATATTTACGGCTGGCAAAGAGAAAATGAATTTGGAAAAGCTGTGCGAGTTGTTCGAAATGCCTACCTGCAGGTACCAAAGAAAAATGGTAAAACAATTATGGGTGGCAGTCCTGTAATTTACGGAATGTATGGCGAGGGTGTTAAAGGTGCTGATTTCTATATATCAGCAAATACGTATGAACAGTGTCAGAATGCAGCTATTCCTATCAGCCTAACGATTGAAAATAGCCCTGATTTGCGTCCAGGAACAAGTATTTACAAAGGCAAAGAGGATACAATACGATCTATCAAATACACATTTGTTGAAGACGGTATAAAATACGCCAATACTTTAAAAGTTTTAACAAAAGATAATGCAGGGAACGAGGGTAAAAATCCATATTGTAACTATTTTGATGAAGTCCATGCACAAATGGACCGAGAACAATATGATAACTTGCGTTCTGCTCAAATTGCCCAGGAAGAACCTTTGAACATCATCACAACAACAGCTGGTAAACAAACAGGAGCATTAGGCGCTCAGATTCATGCTTATGCAAAAGAAGCTATGAAGAAGGACAATGACGATTCTTGGTTTGTGATGATATACGAACCGAACAAAGGCTATGATTGGGAAGATCGCGAAGTATGGCGCATGGTAAATCCGAACATCGGTGTTTCTGTAAACATGACATTTTTAGAAAATGCATTTCTAGAGGCTCAAAACAACAGTTTTAATCGTGCTGAATTTTTATCTAAACACTTAAATATATTCGTCAATTATGCCGAAACCTATTTCGATCTTGATCAATTAGAAAAAATGCTTGTTGATAATCTTGGAGAAATCGAAGGCTCAACATGTGTGCTTGGTGTTGATTTATCAAGACGTACCGATTTAACGTGTGTAAGCATTAATATTCCCACATTTACAGATGATGGTGAGGCGATATTAAAAGTAAAGCAGATGTATTTCATCCCTGAATTTGGGATTGAGGAAAAAGAACTGCAGCGAAACGTACCATACAAAGAGCTTGCCGAAAAAGGGTTCGTAACATTGTGCCCTGGCAAAACAGTCGATGAAGAAATGGTGAACGAATATGTCGAGTGGGTATTTGAAAACTTTGATTTACGACAAATAAATTATGATCCCGCATTGGCTGAAAAGCTCGTTGAACAATGGGAGATGTTAGGTATACCATGTGTTGAAGTGTCTCAATATCCAACCGTTATGAATGAATCGATTGATGATTTTGAAATACTTCTTTTACAAGACAAGGTAGTTACAGACAATCAGTTACTAATTTTCTGTGCTTCAAATGCCAAAGTTATAACGAATATAAACAATTTAAAAGCGCCATCCAAGCGAAAAAGCCCTGAACATATAGACGGCTTTGTCGCTTTTTTAATCGGTCATAAAGAAACGTTGAATATGATGGCTGAAAGCATGGATGGGTTAGACGAATATGTGAAATCAATTTATCGATAA
- a CDS encoding phage portal protein → MGIRDRFSRFLVRQVEKRGLIEDSLGGSVRLNGWFANDENILHSSDVYELLQDISNQIALAQVVVEDQETGKDITNHPILKVLRNPNKYLTGTEFMKLMVNTYLVEGEVFPFYTGKEIHIVSNVDAELDSNLEEHFKINGTEIPSKMIRHIKNIGLNHLKGVGLKQLGKDTLEGVMSAEKVLTDKYKKGGILAFLLKLDAHINPKNGAQSILINSILDQLEGIDDSRTIKLIPLGKGYLIDDLKSPIDDAKILSYLNVYKKDLGKFLNIDVETYRLMLKTDLEKAMMYLHNKSVKSIMKNFEDHLSLLFFGPNSNLRLKFKINILDFVPYSTKTNIAYNLVRTMVATPDDARDNLLGFDRLYTEESMKLYISKDLIAGEDINKATDNSLKGGDEGGQAKGDSDT, encoded by the coding sequence GTGGGAATACGAGATAGGTTTTCAAGATTTTTAGTACGCCAAGTTGAAAAGCGTGGCTTAATAGAGGATTCATTAGGTGGGAGTGTTCGGCTAAACGGTTGGTTCGCTAATGATGAAAACATTTTACATTCAAGTGATGTGTATGAACTGTTACAAGACATAAGTAATCAGATAGCATTGGCACAAGTAGTTGTGGAAGACCAGGAGACAGGTAAAGACATAACGAATCATCCTATTCTAAAAGTGTTACGTAATCCAAACAAGTATTTAACCGGCACAGAATTTATGAAACTGATGGTAAACACTTATTTAGTAGAAGGTGAGGTTTTTCCTTTTTATACAGGTAAGGAAATTCACATTGTATCAAATGTAGATGCTGAATTAGACAGTAATTTAGAAGAACATTTCAAAATAAACGGTACTGAAATACCTTCTAAGATGATTAGGCACATTAAGAATATAGGGCTAAATCATTTAAAGGGTGTTGGATTGAAACAGCTAGGGAAGGACACGTTAGAAGGTGTTATGAGCGCTGAAAAAGTGCTCACAGATAAGTACAAAAAAGGCGGTATTCTAGCATTCTTATTAAAGCTAGATGCACATATCAATCCGAAAAACGGTGCTCAATCCATTTTAATTAATTCAATCCTGGATCAATTAGAAGGAATCGATGATAGCCGTACAATTAAGCTCATTCCATTAGGGAAAGGGTATTTAATCGATGATTTGAAAAGTCCAATTGACGATGCGAAAATACTTTCTTACTTGAATGTTTATAAAAAAGATTTAGGGAAGTTTTTAAATATCGATGTTGAAACATACCGATTAATGTTAAAGACAGATTTAGAAAAAGCCATGATGTACTTACACAATAAATCTGTTAAATCCATAATGAAAAATTTCGAAGACCATTTGAGTCTTCTTTTTTTCGGTCCAAATTCGAATTTGCGACTAAAATTCAAGATTAATATTTTGGACTTTGTGCCTTACAGTACAAAAACAAATATTGCTTATAACCTGGTTAGAACGATGGTCGCAACACCTGACGATGCTCGTGATAATTTACTAGGCTTTGATAGATTGTACACCGAGGAATCGATGAAGCTGTACATTTCTAAAGATTTAATTGCAGGTGAAGACATTAATAAAGCCACAGATAACAGCTTGAAAGGAGGTGACGAGGGTGGCCAAGCAAAAGGAGATTCGGACACTTGA
- a CDS encoding HK97 family phage prohead protease, with amino-acid sequence MAKQKEIRTLDIQNLQTRSQGDSESNVIEGYAAVFNSPTDIWGMFTEVIAPGAFADAIASNDDIRALFNHDWNNVLGRTKSGTLRLSEDARGLKFEVDLPNTTLAKDLSESLKRGDISQCSFGFVPTSETWDYEPEIPVRTINSVELHEISVVSIPAYEDTEVSLRSKEANKSIEQRLKLIQKINSALGENKHE; translated from the coding sequence GTGGCCAAGCAAAAGGAGATTCGGACACTTGATATTCAAAACCTTCAAACAAGAAGCCAGGGCGATAGTGAGTCGAATGTGATTGAAGGTTATGCAGCTGTATTTAATTCTCCAACAGATATATGGGGCATGTTTACAGAGGTAATTGCGCCAGGTGCTTTTGCGGATGCAATTGCTTCAAATGACGACATACGCGCGCTATTTAACCATGATTGGAACAATGTGCTAGGACGAACTAAAAGCGGAACATTACGCCTGTCTGAGGACGCTAGAGGGCTTAAATTCGAAGTGGATTTACCAAATACAACATTGGCTAAGGATTTATCAGAGAGTTTGAAGCGTGGCGACATTTCACAATGCTCATTTGGGTTTGTCCCTACAAGTGAAACGTGGGATTACGAACCAGAAATACCTGTTCGAACAATTAACAGCGTTGAATTACATGAAATCAGTGTTGTAAGTATTCCAGCTTATGAAGATACAGAAGTATCATTGCGTTCAAAAGAAGCAAATAAATCGATTGAACAACGCTTGAAATTAATACAAAAAATAAACTCAGCTTTGGGGGAAAACAAACATGAATAA
- a CDS encoding phage major capsid protein gives MNKKLLKALQKRLKGRLTELRSQLEAGDIAEDAIDGVTAEIEEISAELTETEQALADLDSEDGSENEDPENRSADESEDDEEENDDEEDDKEKSNPENRSGIISQSAQTAITAIQSALSTRNAKSTKKREAEIRSAFANFVVGNISEFEARSLGIEAGNGSVTVPKVIAKEVITYAQEANLLRKYGTYVPTDADIKYPVLVKKAAGNINKKERTTEITETDIEFDSIDLDPAEFDALATITKKLLKRTGVNIEQIVIDELKKAYVRKEINYMFNGDDVGNENPGALAKKAVAYYESTAVSLNTDGWSQRLYAQLVKMKGQPVTEVLKKSMWMVNRAALTVLEGMTDTTGRPLLYEAPNGAGYKLLGHPLDFTDAADGTDPTKPVFYFGDFSAFYIQEIKGGMELQKLIEKFSGTNKIGFQIYNLIDGQLIYSPFEPAVYRYEVGAIKPGG, from the coding sequence ATGAATAAAAAACTATTAAAAGCATTACAGAAACGTTTAAAAGGTCGTTTAACAGAATTACGATCACAATTAGAAGCCGGTGACATTGCAGAAGATGCTATTGATGGTGTGACAGCTGAAATTGAGGAGATTTCTGCAGAACTTACGGAAACAGAGCAAGCACTTGCTGATTTAGATTCAGAAGATGGTTCAGAAAATGAAGATCCTGAAAATCGTAGTGCGGATGAATCAGAGGATGATGAGGAAGAAAACGATGATGAGGAAGATGATAAAGAAAAATCTAATCCTGAGAATCGTAGTGGCATCATTTCACAATCTGCACAAACTGCAATCACAGCTATTCAAAGCGCCTTATCAACTAGAAATGCTAAGTCAACTAAGAAACGTGAAGCTGAAATTCGTTCTGCATTTGCAAACTTTGTAGTTGGTAACATTTCAGAATTCGAGGCACGTTCACTTGGTATCGAAGCCGGAAATGGATCTGTAACAGTACCAAAAGTCATTGCAAAAGAAGTTATTACTTATGCTCAGGAAGCCAATTTATTACGAAAATACGGCACTTATGTTCCAACAGATGCGGATATTAAATATCCTGTACTTGTGAAAAAAGCAGCTGGTAACATCAATAAAAAAGAGCGTACAACTGAAATTACAGAAACAGACATTGAATTTGATTCAATCGATTTAGATCCAGCTGAATTTGATGCACTTGCTACAATCACGAAGAAATTATTAAAACGTACTGGCGTAAATATTGAACAAATCGTTATTGATGAATTGAAAAAGGCGTATGTCCGTAAAGAAATCAATTACATGTTCAATGGTGATGATGTAGGAAACGAAAATCCAGGGGCTTTAGCTAAGAAAGCAGTCGCTTATTATGAATCAACTGCAGTGTCATTAAATACAGATGGATGGTCACAACGTTTATATGCACAACTAGTTAAAATGAAAGGTCAACCAGTTACAGAAGTGCTTAAAAAATCAATGTGGATGGTAAACCGTGCTGCGTTAACTGTATTAGAGGGCATGACAGATACAACAGGTCGTCCGTTACTTTATGAAGCACCAAATGGAGCAGGTTATAAATTACTTGGTCATCCGTTAGATTTTACTGATGCAGCTGATGGCACAGATCCAACAAAACCAGTTTTCTATTTTGGTGATTTCTCAGCATTCTACATTCAAGAAATTAAAGGTGGGATGGAATTACAAAAATTAATTGAGAAGTTTAGCGGTACAAACAAAATTGGTTTCCAGATTTACAACCTTATTGATGGACAATTAATCTATTCACCATTCGAGCCAGCGGTTTACCGTTATGAAGTAGGAGCCATTAAACCAGGGGGCTGA
- a CDS encoding head-tail adaptor protein — MPKQQVNKLKHRVEIHGNVPYKNALNEDAEKFEKLKSIYAEIIPQTGSLQRQQIDTILTNVTHKIVVRYSAGKDITKEMRIFYKGHEFEIKYILNPYFKNETLEIFVEEVLP; from the coding sequence ATGCCGAAACAACAGGTCAATAAACTAAAACATCGTGTAGAAATACATGGAAATGTCCCCTATAAAAACGCATTAAATGAAGATGCGGAGAAGTTTGAAAAACTGAAATCAATTTATGCTGAAATTATTCCTCAAACAGGTTCACTACAGCGTCAACAAATTGATACGATTTTAACTAATGTTACTCATAAAATTGTAGTACGGTATAGCGCTGGTAAAGATATTACAAAGGAAATGCGTATTTTTTATAAAGGACATGAATTTGAAATCAAATACATTCTGAATCCGTATTTCAAAAACGAAACACTTGAAATCTTTGTCGAGGAGGTGCTTCCATAG
- a CDS encoding phage tail sheath protein: protein MGLPEISILFKSKSVSAIKRSALGIVALILRDETLVGASTIVTIKSIEDLKEADWTPDNYDYINKTLLGTPSKVIVLRIGEAAEVADSLKKLGSIKFNYLAVPGATEEEATALVSWIKSKRTTNDKKTYKLVVANQAADDEGIINFTTGGIKVKEKAYTTQEYTCRLAGVLAGLPFTRSSTYFVLQEVTEIEDHADPSADIDAGQLILINDGEQIKIGRGVNSLTSLTGDKNAAWQKIKILEVMDMITDDVRDTFNKHYIGKYINVYDNQILFIIAVNAYLKGLAEQQILDIRYENTSFIDAETQRSAWEKAGEDTSEWSDQQVREMSYGSKVFLGGQVKITDAMEDLKFNILSAGAA from the coding sequence GTGGGTTTACCTGAAATCTCGATTCTCTTTAAATCGAAATCTGTTTCAGCGATTAAGCGAAGCGCATTAGGCATTGTTGCGCTTATTTTGCGTGATGAAACATTGGTTGGAGCAAGTACCATCGTAACTATTAAATCTATCGAAGATTTAAAAGAAGCCGATTGGACTCCTGATAATTACGATTACATTAATAAAACACTACTTGGCACACCATCGAAAGTAATTGTACTTCGGATTGGTGAAGCTGCAGAGGTAGCCGACAGTTTGAAAAAATTAGGTAGCATTAAATTTAATTATTTGGCGGTACCTGGTGCAACAGAGGAAGAAGCTACAGCATTAGTTAGTTGGATTAAATCAAAGCGTACTACTAATGACAAAAAAACGTACAAGTTAGTTGTGGCTAACCAAGCTGCAGATGATGAAGGGATTATTAACTTCACCACTGGTGGTATTAAGGTGAAGGAAAAGGCGTACACAACACAGGAATATACTTGCCGTCTAGCAGGTGTTCTTGCAGGGCTACCATTTACGCGATCATCTACGTATTTTGTACTTCAAGAAGTTACGGAGATTGAGGACCATGCAGATCCAAGCGCAGATATTGACGCAGGACAATTAATTTTAATTAATGATGGTGAACAAATTAAAATTGGTCGAGGCGTTAACTCTTTAACATCATTAACAGGTGATAAAAACGCAGCATGGCAAAAGATTAAAATCCTTGAAGTTATGGACATGATTACAGACGATGTTCGAGATACATTTAATAAGCATTACATCGGTAAATATATAAATGTGTACGACAATCAAATTCTCTTTATTATTGCTGTGAATGCGTATTTAAAAGGACTTGCAGAGCAACAAATTTTAGATATTCGCTATGAAAATACATCATTTATAGATGCGGAAACTCAACGTTCAGCGTGGGAAAAAGCGGGCGAAGACACAAGCGAGTGGAGCGATCAACAAGTACGCGAAATGTCGTACGGTAGCAAGGTGTTTTTAGGCGGCCAGGTAAAAATTACTGATGCAATGGAAGATTTGAAATTTAATATTTTATCTGCAGGTGCAGCGTAA
- a CDS encoding terminase codes for MMTLKAQKVINGTHGAAWVNGEKWIDLESIELKVTLEYEDVHVAENTGTQRKFMGWVGEGSINTKKVYSRGSNLLAKAVKSGKMPEVTITTKLADPDAFGTERTTVSDVTFDEFILTKIEQRTLMTEELPFKFGDFDILEAIK; via the coding sequence ATAATGACGTTAAAAGCACAAAAAGTGATTAATGGCACACATGGCGCGGCTTGGGTGAACGGTGAAAAGTGGATTGACTTAGAGTCCATCGAATTAAAAGTAACACTAGAGTATGAAGACGTGCATGTTGCTGAAAATACAGGAACGCAGCGTAAATTTATGGGCTGGGTGGGAGAAGGGTCTATTAACACTAAAAAAGTATATTCTCGCGGATCAAATTTACTTGCTAAAGCCGTTAAATCAGGGAAAATGCCCGAAGTGACAATTACTACAAAGTTAGCTGATCCAGACGCATTTGGTACAGAACGTACAACTGTCAGTGATGTAACATTCGATGAATTTATACTGACAAAAATTGAGCAACGTACACTCATGACGGAGGAGTTACCATTTAAGTTTGGTGACTTTGATATTTTAGAAGCAATTAAATAA
- a CDS encoding baseplate j family protein has product MSAETILQNMLNNTDNKFDKSDGSWTYDVQKAVAIELGEHEVFTEEIIDKINIENLTGEELTRFVFQRTGIKRNVATFATGEVLLTVTAPTSISAGELVAAEDIFYQFINDDVFNVAGQYYVFVRSVQSGEVGNVPAGAINSFPTTLPNISAVTNETAFTNGYPAETDASLRQRYYDKLQRPGKAGNKYHYREWAHEVAGVGKVKVFPRWDGPLTVKVAILDINNELAPPLLISEVYNHIEQERPFGAFVTVVTATELIINLSGDFTLKSGFSWQDVEPLMTAQITKYFKAIAFEEGLTYISHAQVGREILSVPGIEDYANLQLNGSTGNIPIDELEVAVVGTVTNV; this is encoded by the coding sequence ATGTCAGCTGAAACGATCCTGCAAAACATGCTAAATAATACGGACAATAAATTTGATAAGTCAGATGGATCATGGACGTATGACGTACAAAAAGCTGTTGCGATTGAGCTAGGTGAGCATGAGGTTTTCACTGAGGAAATTATCGATAAAATTAATATCGAAAATTTAACCGGAGAAGAATTGACACGTTTTGTATTTCAACGCACCGGTATTAAAAGAAATGTAGCTACTTTTGCCACAGGTGAAGTTTTACTTACAGTTACAGCTCCAACTTCGATTAGTGCAGGTGAATTAGTTGCTGCAGAAGATATTTTTTATCAGTTTATAAATGATGATGTGTTTAATGTGGCAGGGCAATATTATGTTTTTGTTAGAAGTGTCCAATCCGGTGAGGTTGGTAATGTGCCAGCTGGTGCCATTAATTCTTTTCCCACAACCCTACCAAATATTTCTGCAGTAACTAACGAAACAGCTTTTACAAATGGCTATCCAGCGGAAACAGACGCATCATTGCGACAGCGATATTATGACAAATTACAGCGACCAGGTAAGGCAGGTAACAAATATCATTATCGTGAGTGGGCACATGAGGTAGCCGGGGTAGGTAAGGTAAAAGTGTTTCCGAGGTGGGATGGTCCATTAACTGTGAAAGTAGCGATTTTAGACATTAATAATGAATTGGCTCCACCTTTATTAATATCAGAAGTATACAACCATATTGAACAGGAAAGACCGTTTGGGGCGTTTGTTACCGTAGTTACTGCAACGGAATTAATCATTAATTTAAGTGGGGATTTCACGCTTAAATCAGGCTTTTCGTGGCAAGACGTTGAGCCTTTAATGACTGCACAAATCACAAAGTATTTTAAAGCTATCGCCTTTGAAGAAGGCTTAACTTATATATCTCACGCTCAGGTTGGACGTGAAATTTTATCGGTACCAGGTATTGAAGATTATGCAAATCTACAATTGAACGGATCAACAGGCAATATCCCGATTGATGAATTAGAAGTTGCTGTGGTTGGGACGGTGACAAATGTATGA
- a CDS encoding holin — protein MSKGSVQMEKWIAAVSGVIGTIVSYSVDGLGMAVTVLIAFMAIDYATGIMGSIVNRNLNSRIGFNGIIRKIYYLMLVGSVYLLALVIPGIEYAGDGAAIAFCVLEFISITENGTKMGLPTPDFIKNILAIVKDKTGEGDAK, from the coding sequence ATGTCAAAGGGAAGTGTTCAAATGGAAAAATGGATAGCAGCAGTAAGTGGAGTAATTGGCACCATCGTTTCATACTCAGTGGATGGGTTAGGTATGGCTGTAACTGTGTTAATCGCCTTTATGGCAATTGATTATGCAACAGGAATTATGGGGAGCATTGTAAATCGTAACTTAAACAGTCGAATTGGTTTCAACGGTATTATCCGAAAAATTTATTACTTAATGCTAGTTGGCTCAGTGTATTTACTGGCGCTAGTTATTCCAGGTATCGAGTATGCAGGTGATGGTGCAGCCATTGCTTTCTGTGTACTCGAATTTATTTCTATCACGGAAAACGGTACAAAAATGGGCTTACCAACGCCTGACTTTATTAAAAACATTTTAGCAATCGTGAAGGATAAAACAGGGGAAGGTGATGCGAAATGA
- a CDS encoding peptidoglycan L-alanyl-D-glutamate endopeptidase, with translation MTSVTTTCRDLAELLPAAQTACRLLFQECYKAGIKNIFITETYRSQERQKYLYAQGRTRPGQIVTWTLDSNHKSRLAWDIAVGPPQSLYDVTTLTRVGAIAKKLGITWGGDWVGRIDCPHFEVKTSWKMPAGYKLEGKLNVPTNSKGQIQLIVEDKPKEEIKVTQTWNPGSPAMKTETEYFIAQAVKDGVILESHLKDLQNGTMTTDRLIGLYITIQQRRSK, from the coding sequence ATGACAAGCGTAACTACTACATGCCGAGATCTAGCCGAGCTATTACCAGCTGCACAAACAGCTTGCCGTTTGTTATTTCAGGAGTGTTATAAAGCTGGTATAAAGAACATCTTCATTACAGAAACTTATCGCTCACAGGAACGCCAAAAATACCTATATGCTCAGGGGCGTACTAGACCAGGACAAATTGTTACTTGGACATTAGATAGCAATCACAAATCACGCCTAGCTTGGGACATTGCTGTCGGTCCTCCACAATCATTATATGATGTAACTACACTTACTCGAGTAGGGGCTATTGCGAAAAAATTAGGTATTACATGGGGCGGTGATTGGGTTGGTAGAATTGATTGTCCGCATTTCGAGGTTAAAACATCTTGGAAGATGCCAGCAGGATATAAATTAGAGGGAAAATTAAACGTGCCAACTAATAGCAAAGGACAAATTCAATTAATTGTGGAAGATAAGCCAAAGGAGGAAATCAAAGTGACTCAAACATGGAACCCTGGTTCACCAGCTATGAAAACTGAAACGGAGTATTTTATTGCACAGGCGGTTAAAGATGGTGTTATTCTGGAATCGCATTTGAAGGATTTACAGAATGGTACAATGACCACTGATCGTTTAATTGGGTTGTATATTACGATTCAGCAACGCAGAAGTAAATAG
- a CDS encoding XRE family transcriptional regulator: MIEVKLKKIIDERGISQKQLAEMTSIRPNAISEIVNNQRSTINREQLAIICKALEITDMNEILELK; this comes from the coding sequence ATGATTGAGGTAAAATTAAAGAAAATCATTGATGAGCGTGGGATTTCTCAAAAGCAATTAGCTGAAATGACTTCTATTAGACCAAATGCAATTAGCGAAATTGTAAACAATCAACGTAGCACCATTAACCGTGAACAACTTGCAATAATATGTAAAGCCCTTGAAATAACTGATATGAACGAAATACTTGAACTGAAATAA
- a CDS encoding helix-turn-helix domain-containing protein — MAFEYLAKYTTFESVADMDKSVEDHMAAHFYDLTESERAIVFKLASHSLEYPGACHLKASTIAAALEISTKTVYRGIKKLEELGIIEKVPGTKLNGIKGASIYRILPYVPSSVSQRETADKASNDGVCAPQSQNQPSSSFYLLQTSSLQEVYNNAHAEKEDHKEYMNEYQVMLFDFMHSLPLADNLKDELYKVVLAAQVQSAPDFIRAKNVLFKIAMDIKEGVLTVASTLRAVFVGAYSKAVERLSRKVNKSSYIEETPYKVRPVPFYNWLNARDSHSEICSRPSLDNWLEW; from the coding sequence ATGGCATTTGAATACTTAGCAAAATACACAACATTTGAATCAGTAGCAGATATGGATAAGAGTGTTGAAGACCATATGGCGGCACACTTTTACGACTTAACAGAATCAGAACGTGCCATCGTTTTCAAGCTTGCTAGTCACAGCTTAGAGTATCCTGGAGCTTGTCATCTTAAAGCGAGTACCATTGCTGCAGCGTTGGAGATTAGTACGAAGACGGTTTATCGTGGTATCAAAAAGTTAGAGGAATTAGGCATCATCGAAAAGGTACCAGGTACAAAATTAAACGGCATCAAAGGGGCTAGTATTTATCGTATTTTACCTTATGTCCCATCGAGCGTGTCCCAACGAGAGACAGCCGATAAAGCTAGTAATGACGGGGTTTGTGCTCCACAATCTCAAAACCAACCATCTAGTTCTTTTTATCTTTTACAAACAAGCTCTTTACAAGAAGTATATAATAACGCTCATGCTGAAAAAGAGGATCATAAGGAATACATGAATGAGTACCAAGTGATGCTGTTTGATTTCATGCACTCGCTGCCATTAGCAGATAACTTAAAGGATGAATTGTACAAGGTTGTATTAGCTGCTCAGGTTCAAAGTGCACCTGACTTCATTAGAGCTAAAAACGTCCTGTTTAAGATAGCAATGGACATTAAAGAAGGTGTACTGACGGTTGCTAGTACATTAAGAGCCGTATTTGTAGGGGCATATAGTAAGGCTGTGGAGCGTTTGAGTAGGAAGGTGAATAAATCATCTTATATAGAAGAAACTCCTTATAAAGTGCGTCCGGTGCCTTTCTACAATTGGCTGAATGCGCGTGATAGTCATTCAGAAATATGTAGTAGACCATCGTTAGATAATTGGCTGGAGTGGTAA